The Engystomops pustulosus chromosome 1, aEngPut4.maternal, whole genome shotgun sequence genome has a window encoding:
- the NMRK2 gene encoding nicotinamide riboside kinase 2 has translation MKRIIIGIGGVTNGGKTTLTKKLIGVLPNCCVVHQDDFFKLPDQIEVGEDGFKQWDVITAIDMESMVNTVTAWVENPVKFARSHGIALSHSDLDEDVQILILEGFLLYNHKLLANMCSERYYLSIPYEECKRRRSGRNYTVPDPPGLFDGHVWPMYLKHRQEMEASGVSIVSVDGQLSKDEIFTRVYTDIQNRFLNAS, from the exons ATGAAGCGCATCATCATCGGGATCGGCGG TGTTACAAATGGTGGCAAGACCACTCTGACGAAAAAGCTTATTGGTGTTCTGCCAAACTGTTGTGTAGTCCATCAGGATGACTTCTTTAAG CTGCCAGATCAGATAGAAGTTGGTGAAGATGGCTTTAAACAATGGGATG TAATTACTGCCATTGACATGGAGTCCATGGTGAATACTGTAACAGCCTGGGTTGAGAATCCTGTGAAGTTTGCCCGCTCACATGGAATTGCCCTGTCTCATTCTGATTTGGATGAAGATGTGCAGATCCTGATTTTGGAGGGATTCTTGCTATATAATCACAA GTTACTAGCCAACATGTGCTCGGAACGTTACTACTTAAGCATTCCATATGAAGAGTGCAAGAGAAGGCGCAG TGGTAGGAACTACACAGTTCCAGATCCCCCAGGGTTATTTGATGGTCATGTCTGGCCAATGTATCTGAAACACAGACAAGAAATGGAAGCAAGTGGTGTGAGTATAG TGTCCGTAGATGGCCAACTCTCAAAGGATGAAATCTTTACCAGGGTATATACAGATATCCAGAACAGATTCCTAAATGCCTCTTAG